Proteins encoded by one window of Pseudomonas sp. LS44:
- a CDS encoding DUF2188 domain-containing protein, which produces MSSYHVQPTATGWELRKEGATRPSKIAEDKQLILELTERFMRSRAGTVKVHAEDGDLEREQAYP; this is translated from the coding sequence ATGAGCAGCTATCACGTTCAGCCGACGGCCACGGGCTGGGAGCTGCGCAAGGAAGGCGCGACGCGACCTTCGAAAATAGCGGAGGACAAGCAGCTGATTCTCGAGCTAACCGAACGCTTCATGCGCAGTCGCGCCGGTACGGTAAAAGTCCACGCCGAGGACGGCGACCTCGAGCGGGAACAGGCCTATCCCTGA